ATAATTTTAATACAAAACATGAATTAAATGTTAAAATTCACAAGTTATCCACATTTTTTTGTGGATAAGTCTGTGATTCGGTCTTTCAGTGTATTGATTGGCTTTATCAATTTCCTGTTTTTGTCCTTATCATGGTGTTTTGAGAACTAATTCGTAGTATAGTTACAAAGAATAAAAGAATGATCTCAATTCATCTGAAAATACCTCGGGTATTTCCAATGCTGCAAAATGGCCGCCATTATTCAGTTTTTTAAAAGAGACAACATTGACAAACCGTTCTGCCCATTCTCTGGGAAACTGGGCCTCACGGGGAAGCACTACAATTCCCGCAGGAACATCGGTTTTTTCCAATGGCTGAGATCCTCCCCATTGTGCTATAGCATCGGCTTTATACATTCTCATGGATGTACCGATGGTCTGGGTGACCCAATAGATCATAATATTCGTAAGCAACTCATCGCGTCCTCCAAAAGCTGTTTCGATTAATTCAGGAGGAGCACCGGCGTTTCCAAAACTAATGATCCATGCCGCTAACCCGACAGGAGAGTCATTGAGTGCATAAGCCAATGATTGTGGTTTTGTAGAGTGAACCATAGCGTAAGCACCTTCGGAATACCACCAGCGTTGTACAAACTGGGCAAATTGCTTTTCTTCCTCTGTCATTGTATTCGGATCTTCCTGTCCCATAGGATAACCGATATCCGTAAAATGAACTCCCTCCATAATATCCGGATATTTGGAAGCTAAAGCTTTGGTAACTCCCATTCCCACGTCTCCACCCGCAGCACAAAATTTATTATACCCTAATGTTTCCGTCATTAATTTGATCCATACATCTGCTACGGCTTCACTACTAATGGCAATCTTATCAGAAAAGCCAAACCCTGGAATGGAAGGAATAATAAGATCAAAAGTTTGTTCACCCTCCGTAAGCAGAGGAATTATTTTGTGAAAACGATAAAAGGTATCCGGCCAGCCGTGGGTTAGCAATAAGGGGATGGAATTGCTTCCTTTTCCTTTTATATACTGGAAATGAATCTGAATCCCGTCAATGTCAGTTGTATATTGGGGATATTGATTCAACTGGTCTTGATGTTTTTTCCAGTCGTATCCATTGATCCAGTAGTCTGTAATTTCCTTCAGGTACTTTTCGCTTGTTCCGAAGTGCCAGTCAGAACCTTCAGCTTCTCCGGGCCATCGGGTGTTTTGAATTCGGTTTTTCAGATCTGTAAGAACAGTCTCTGAAATGTTTACGGTAAATGGTTTCATATGATTTGAATTTGGTTGTATGAGTTGCATTATGGTTCTTAACAAATATAATTCTTTAATTGTTTTGTAAAGTCGTATTAATTAGATATTTATAAATTTTTATACTGCTATTTTAAATTAAATAAGTAAATTTATCCTATTAAAATCTCTTTATAAATATCATCAGTATTTACCGGTAAGATTCTATAACCGGGCTTTATAAGGGTTCAGGCTCCTGGACTCCTTGTCATTTTATATTTACATAAAAACAAAACCAATGGTAATATTATATTACCGGCGTGTACAGTTTATAACATTAAAGAGATTCTTATGAAAACAAATACAATAGCCGTGATCGGCGGTACCGGAAAATCCGGAAAATATCTTGTTCGTCAGCTTTTGGAAAAAGGCTATTCCATTAAACTTTTGCTCAGAAATCCCGAGAATTTTAAATCAAAAAATTCTCTGATAGAAATTATGAAAGGGGATGCCAGAAATTATCAGTCCGTTCATGCTTTACTTAAAGATTGCAGCTGTGTTATCAGTACTTTAGGGCAGCCGGTTGGTGAAGATCCTATATTCAGTGATGCCACGGGAAATATTCTAAAGGCGATGACCTTTCACGGTCTTAAAAGATATATTGTAACTACCGGATTGAATGTTAACACCCCTTTTGATAAAAAAAATATAAAGGTGAAACAGGCAACAGACTGGATGTATCAAAACTATCCGAAAACAACAACAGACAAGCAGACAGAATATGAATTACTTACGACAACAGATCTGGACTGGACATTGGTAAGACTTCCTTTAATTATTCAGACCGATGAACATTTTAATGTGGAAACCAATCTGGAAGATTGTAAGGGTGAAAATATCAGCGCAGCAGACCTGGCGGAATTTCTGATTTCACAAATTGAAGATACCATATACATCAGGGAAAGCCCATTTTTGTATAATGTGCTTTAAAATCATTTAATAAGATTAAAAAAACAGAGAGTCAATTTGACTCTCTGTTCATATTAATTTTCTAATTTTTCTTTGATATATTTGGCCGTATGCGACTTTTTATTGTCTGCCAGTTCTTCAGGTGTCCCGGCAAAAACTACTTCACCACCATATTTTCCGGCTTCAGGACCAATATCAATAATATAATCTGCAGATTTGATGATGTCCGGTTGATGTTCTATAACAATTACAGAATGCCCGAGATCAATCAGTGCCTGAAGAGATTTCAGTAATTTTTGGATATCATGGAAATGGAGTCCGGTTGAGGGTTCATCAAAGATAAATAACGTCTTATCCGTTGTTACTCCTTTTACCAGGAAAGAAGCAAGTTTTACACGCTGTGCTTCACCTCCCGAAAGGGTAGAAGAGCTTTGCCCAAGCTGTAAATAGCCTAAACCAACCTCCTGCAAAGGTCTTAATTTCGTAACAATTTTGTCTTCATGATTTTCTTTAAAAAACTCAAGAGCTTCATCCACCGTCATATGGAGGATATCAGAAATATTCTTCTCATCAAACTTTACTTCCAGAATTTCATTTTTGAAACGGGTTCCTTTACAGGTTTCACATTCCAGCTCGATATCAGCCATAAACTGCATAGAGACATTGATGACCCCTTCTCCTTTACACTCATCACATCTTCCACCATCTACGTTGAATGAGAAATGTTTCGGTTTATAGCCCATCATCTTAGACATCTTTTGTTTGGCAAAAAGATCTCTGATATCATCGTAAGCTTTAAGATAAGTAACAGGGTTTGAACGTGAAGATTTCCCGATAGGATTCTGATCGATGAGTTCAATATTCTTGATCAGTTTTTTAGGAAATTCCACTGTATCGTAATCTCCCTTTTTTCCTCCCATTCCCAACTGTATCTGGATATCGTTTGTGAGAATTTCTTTCATTAGTGTAGATTTGCCACTTCCGGAAACTCCTGAAATAACAACCAGGTTTTCCAAAGGAACATCTACATCAATATTTTTGAGATTATTTTGTCTGGCTCCTTTAATATGGATCCATTCTTTAGCTTTCCTTCTTTTCTCGGGAACTTTAATTTCCAGTCTGCCTGTTAAATATTGAGAGGTAAGGGTATCAGCATTTTTTAATTCTTTGTAATCCCCGGCAAAAACAAGTTCACCGCCCAGGTAACCGGCTTCAGGACCAATATCAATAATATAGTCTGCAGCTCTCATTACATCTTCATCGTGTTCAACAACGATAACGGTATTTCCCAAATCCCGCAGATTTTTTAAAACTCCGATTAAATTTTCAGTATCCCTGGAGTGTAACCCGATTGAAGGTTCATCCAGAATATAGATGGAACCTACTAATGAACTTCCCAAACTGGTAGCAAGGTTGATCCTCTGGCTTTCTCCTCCAGACAGCGTATTGGATGTTCTGTTAAGGGTAAGATATCCTAATCCCACCTTTAATAGGAATTCCAGACGGGTAGTGATCTCATAGAGAAGCCTTTTAGCTACTTCCTGATCATGTTCCGAAAGCTGTAAAGAATTGATTAAAGGGAAGAGCTCGTCAAGCGGTAATTCAATCGTAGACTGGATATTATGCCCGTCAACTTTTACCCAGCTTGTTTCTTCACGAAGCCTTAAACCTTCACAGGTTGGACAAAGTGTTTTACCCCGATAACGGGAAAGCATGACACGGTATTGGATCTTGTATAAATTTTCTTCAAGCATTTTGAAGAAATTATTGATCGATGGAAAACTGTTGTTACCATCTCCTTTCCATAAATAATTTTTTTGCTCCTTCGTAAGCTGATGATAAGGCTTATGGATAGGAAAGTCCCCCGCTTTTTTGATGAATGCTTTTTTCCATTCACTCATCGTTTCTCCTCTCCATGCCACAACAGCATCTTCATAAACGGAAAGGGTCTTGTTAGGAATTACAAGGTCTTCATCGATTCCTATTACTTTTCCATAACCTTCACAGGTAGGACAAGCACCATAAGGATTATTAAAACTAAAAAAATGGACATTGGGCTCCAGGAATTCTATCCCGTCCATCTCAAATTTATTGGAAAACTCTCTGACTTTTCCTGTTTCAATATTTTTAAGCGAGCAATACCCTCTACCTTCGTAGAAAGCCATCTGAATAGAGTCTGCCAATCTTTGAAGAAAACTCTCATCTTCTTCATAAGCAAAACGGTCGATCACCAGATTAATGACCATTCCTTTTTCAGGAGTAAATCCAAAGCTTTCGAGATCTTCAATTCCCGCAACGTTATCATTAATCTCCAATCTTGTAAAACCGGCTAGCTTGAGGACATTTAAGTTCTCTGCAAAATTGTCAATATCATATTCCAGTGGAGCCGTTAAAAGAAAAGAAGAATCCTTCTTTGAAGATTTAATAAAATCCACGACATCTGTTACCGAATCTTTTTTTACCTCCTGTCCTGAAACCGGGGAAAATGTTTTCCCGATTCTGGCAAATAAAAGTTTAAGGTAATCATAAATTTCTGTGGAAGTTCCGACTGTTGAACGGGGGTTGGAAGAAATAACTTTTTGCTGGATAGCAATTGAAGGAGCGAGTCCTTTAATATCATCCACTTTTGGTTTTTCCAGTTTCCCTAAAAACTGTCGTGCATACGAACTTAAGCTTTCAACATATCTCCTTTGTCCCTCCGCATAAATTGTGTCAAAAGCGAGTGATGATTTTCCGCTTCCGGACACTCCTGTGATAACGATCAATTTATTTTTCGGGATTAATACATCGATGTGCTTCAGGTTGTTAAGATGTGCATTTTTAACAAATACCTGCTTTTTTATATCTATTTCTGTAATTGATGCCATAGTAAAATTAAGACCAACAAAAATACGAATTTTTAACGGATTTTCTTCGTCTAATTATCGCTTTTACTATTCAAAAAATCTATTAAACAGACTGTTAATATTTACAAAATAAAAACATTGACCCGGTCATTGCTTTGGTACTTTTTTGATAAAAAACACTTATGTAAATACTTTAAACAGACCAATTGATTATTTCAATAATAAAATATTATTACTGTGGTGTATTAAACAATAAGTTATAAAATGATAGCAATGAATCTGTTCATCAGCATTAATTATTAAACAAAGAAGGAAAGATGCAATATATTATTTAGCATGTTAAAGAAATTTTATGAATTTTTATGTTTTTTAAGTTGCAGTATTGCTTCGTATTTTAAATTTATTTAACATTGCAGCGTATAAATGTATATAATAATGGTAAAGTTATTCAGAGACCTTGTTACACATTTAATGAGAAAAAGGTAATTACTTCCCCACACAAGATGCAGTCCACTGCATCTTTTTTTATTTATATCAATTAAAGTTTATGATAATAATCATTTGTAAGTGTTGTTCAAGTCGTCTAATTTTGGAAATCTTAAAAAAATCTTAAATTAAGGAATGAAAAAGCTGGGAGCCGTTTTTTTTCTGGGAGCTATTGTAATGGGACAAGCACAGGAAAAAGCATCAGATATTGAAACGATAGAAGTTCAGGGAAAATTTATAGCTACTCCCTATAAGAGTGCCAATCAGAATATTACCATAATTTCAAGAGAAGAGATCGCAAATGCTGCGGCCAAAAGTATTGATGAAATTCTTCAGATGGTTCCTGGAATGGATATCAGAAGAAGAGGGGCCAATGGTGTACAGAGTGATGTAGGATTTCGTGGAAGCTCATTTGAACAAGTCCTTATACTATTAAACGGGATTCGGATGAATGATTCACAAACGGGGCACAATTCTTTAAATATTCCGGTGGATCTGGAAGATGTTGAGCGCATAGAAATTATTAAAGGTCCCGCAGCACGTAGATTTGGCCAAAATGCCTATGCGGGTGTCATCAATATCATCACCAAAACAATTTTAGGTAAAAAGGTAAAAATAAGTGCGGAAGGCGGAGATTATGAGACCTATGGTTTCGGGTTGAATGCCCAATTGGGAAATGAAAAGTTTTCCAACTCCCTGCAAGCTAATTCATCCACTTCCCAAGGATATATGCATAATACGGATTATGAAATACGGAATGTGTTTTACCAGAGCAAATTAGGGATTAGAAATGGAGATATAAGACTTCAGGCAGGTTTTTCAGAAAAGAAATTCGGAGCCAATGGATT
The sequence above is drawn from the Chryseobacterium daecheongense genome and encodes:
- a CDS encoding epoxide hydrolase codes for the protein MKPFTVNISETVLTDLKNRIQNTRWPGEAEGSDWHFGTSEKYLKEITDYWINGYDWKKHQDQLNQYPQYTTDIDGIQIHFQYIKGKGSNSIPLLLTHGWPDTFYRFHKIIPLLTEGEQTFDLIIPSIPGFGFSDKIAISSEAVADVWIKLMTETLGYNKFCAAGGDVGMGVTKALASKYPDIMEGVHFTDIGYPMGQEDPNTMTEEEKQFAQFVQRWWYSEGAYAMVHSTKPQSLAYALNDSPVGLAAWIISFGNAGAPPELIETAFGGRDELLTNIMIYWVTQTIGTSMRMYKADAIAQWGGSQPLEKTDVPAGIVVLPREAQFPREWAERFVNVVSFKKLNNGGHFAALEIPEVFSDELRSFFYSL
- a CDS encoding NAD(P)H-binding protein; translation: MKTNTIAVIGGTGKSGKYLVRQLLEKGYSIKLLLRNPENFKSKNSLIEIMKGDARNYQSVHALLKDCSCVISTLGQPVGEDPIFSDATGNILKAMTFHGLKRYIVTTGLNVNTPFDKKNIKVKQATDWMYQNYPKTTTDKQTEYELLTTTDLDWTLVRLPLIIQTDEHFNVETNLEDCKGENISAADLAEFLISQIEDTIYIRESPFLYNVL
- the uvrA gene encoding excinuclease ABC subunit UvrA, translating into MASITEIDIKKQVFVKNAHLNNLKHIDVLIPKNKLIVITGVSGSGKSSLAFDTIYAEGQRRYVESLSSYARQFLGKLEKPKVDDIKGLAPSIAIQQKVISSNPRSTVGTSTEIYDYLKLLFARIGKTFSPVSGQEVKKDSVTDVVDFIKSSKKDSSFLLTAPLEYDIDNFAENLNVLKLAGFTRLEINDNVAGIEDLESFGFTPEKGMVINLVIDRFAYEEDESFLQRLADSIQMAFYEGRGYCSLKNIETGKVREFSNKFEMDGIEFLEPNVHFFSFNNPYGACPTCEGYGKVIGIDEDLVIPNKTLSVYEDAVVAWRGETMSEWKKAFIKKAGDFPIHKPYHQLTKEQKNYLWKGDGNNSFPSINNFFKMLEENLYKIQYRVMLSRYRGKTLCPTCEGLRLREETSWVKVDGHNIQSTIELPLDELFPLINSLQLSEHDQEVAKRLLYEITTRLEFLLKVGLGYLTLNRTSNTLSGGESQRINLATSLGSSLVGSIYILDEPSIGLHSRDTENLIGVLKNLRDLGNTVIVVEHDEDVMRAADYIIDIGPEAGYLGGELVFAGDYKELKNADTLTSQYLTGRLEIKVPEKRRKAKEWIHIKGARQNNLKNIDVDVPLENLVVISGVSGSGKSTLMKEILTNDIQIQLGMGGKKGDYDTVEFPKKLIKNIELIDQNPIGKSSRSNPVTYLKAYDDIRDLFAKQKMSKMMGYKPKHFSFNVDGGRCDECKGEGVINVSMQFMADIELECETCKGTRFKNEILEVKFDEKNISDILHMTVDEALEFFKENHEDKIVTKLRPLQEVGLGYLQLGQSSSTLSGGEAQRVKLASFLVKGVTTDKTLFIFDEPSTGLHFHDIQKLLKSLQALIDLGHSVIVIEHQPDIIKSADYIIDIGPEAGKYGGEVVFAGTPEELADNKKSHTAKYIKEKLEN